From the genome of Pseudomonas sp. FP453:
GCCACGGCTACACCTGGCTGGGTGACGTAGGCCATCCCACCCCGCCGCTGTGGCTGGAAGACCTGCACGCTGCCGCAATTCCTCACGACTGGAGTACCGACATCCTCACCCGCCTGTGGCGCAAGCTCGCACTCAACTGTGCGATCAATCCGCTGACGGTGCTTTACCAATGCCGCAACGGCGGCTTGCAGGCCCACGCGTGCGAAGTCGCGACGCTCTGCGCGGAACTGAGCGAGCTGCTCGAATGCTGCGGCCAACCCGCCGCCGCCCAGGACCTGCACAGCGAAGTGACGCGGGTGATCGAAGCGACCACGGCCAATTACTCCTCGATGTATCAGGACGTGGCCAATGCCCGGCGCACCGAAATCAGCTATCTATTGGGCTATGCTTGCCAGGCGGCGGCCCGTCACCAATTGAACCTGCCCCATCTGCAACAGTTGCAAGTGCGCCTGGTCGAGCAGTTACGCGTACGCGGATTGCCCCAAGACTGAGCCACGCGCTACCCTGCCCGCCTGTCTATCACCTGGGAAAACCCTGATGCCGCTGCGCCAGCGTCTTGAAAATCTACCGGTCGGGCAGAAACTGCTGGCCGCCCTGCTGGTGCTGCTGACCACCGTATTGCTGGTGGCCAACCTCACTTTTATCAGCGCCGCCTACTGGATCTCCCAGGAAAGCATGGCCCCCCAGGCACTCCAGGCCATCGGCCGATTGGTGTCCAACCCCGCCCTGGCAGCAGAAGCCCTTGAGTCACCGGCCAAAGCCGACGCCTTGCTCAATGAGCTGACCAGCTACTCGCCCCTGCGCGCCGCAGCCTTGTATGACGGTGAAGGCAACCGCCTGGCGCAGATGCAACACGGCGACCGTCTGCACCTGCCGGACCACTACCGACACATCGAAGCCTGGCGCGTCACCGAGTTTCGCAGCAACCAAATCATCACCCTGCCCCGTCCGGGCCAGCCGTCCGGACACTTGCTGCTGGTGGCCAGCAGTGAACTGCCGGTGGCGTTCTATACTGGCACCTTGACTGCCAGCCTGGGCATCCTGATTTTCAGTGTGCTGCTGTGGCTGATCATTGCCCGGCAGATCAAACGCCTGATCACCCGGCCGATCCACGAATTGGAAGAACTCTCGCGCCAGGTTACCCGTGAAGAGAACTACGCCCTGCGCGCCGGCCGTGGCAACCACGATGAAATCGGCAGCCTGGCCGAAGCCTTCAACACCATGCTGTCACGCATCGAAGCCCGCGAGCAGCAGCTCAAGCGCGCCCGGGACGATTCCCAGGAAGCCTACGCCCAAGCCCAGGGCCTGGCCGAAGAAACCCGCCACACCAACCGCAAACTGGAACTCGAAGTCCAGGTGCGCAGCAAGATCGAGAAAAAGCTGACGGGCTTCCAGAACTACCTCAACAGCATCATCGACTCGATGCCGTCCGCCCTGATCGCCCTGGACGAGCAACTCTACGTCACCCAGTGGAACCAGGAGGCCAGCGCCCTCTCCGGCACGCGCCTGGATGAGGCGCTGAACCAGCCGATCTTCCTCGCCTTCCAGCCCCTCAAACCGTACCTGCCACAGATCAAGGCCACCGTTGAACAGCACACCGTGGAGCGTATCGAGCGTGTCACCTGGATCAAGGACGACGAACCCAAGCATTACGCCCTGACCTTCTACCCGCTGATGGGCGGCGCCGGGCGCGGCGTGGTGATCCGTATCGACGACATCACCCAGCGCCTGTCCCTGGAAGAGATGATGGTGCAGTCGGAAAAAATGCTCTCCGTCGGCGGCCTGGCTGCCGGCATGGCCCACGAAATCAATAACCCGCTGGGGGCGATCCTGCATAACGTGCAGAACATCCGCCGCCGCCTCTCGCCCGACCTGCCCAAGAACCTCGAACACGCCGAGCAGGCGGGCGTGGAACTGGAGGTCGTGAACCGTTACCTGCGCAGCCGCGAAGTGCCGCAACTGCTCGACGGCATCCAGCAGGCCGGTGCGCGGGCGGCGAAAATCGTTACGCACATGCTCAGTTTCAGCCGCCGCAGCAATCGGCAGATGGCGCCGTGCGACCTGCCCGCGCTGATCGATCAGGCCGTGGAAATCGCCGGCAATGATTTCGACCTGACCATCGGCTTCGACTTCAAGGGCCAAGCCATCGTCCGCCAGTTCGACCCGCAACTGGGCCCCGTGCCCGGCACCGCCAACGAACTGGAACAGGTGCTGCTCAACCTGCTGAAAAACGCCGCCCAGGCCATCCACCTGCGTGAAGACGACCGCGAGCCGGGGCGCATCATCCTGCGCACGCGCCTCAACCCGCCGTGGGCGGAAATCCAGGTGGAAGACAACGGCATCGGCATGAGTGAGAACGTGCGCAAACGCACCTTCGAGCCGTTCTTCACCACCAAGGAAATCGGCCAGGGCACCGGGCTTGGCCTATCGGTGTCGTATTTCATCATCACCAACAACCATAAGGGCCAGATGGAAGTGCACTCCACCCTCGGCCAAGGCACCTGCTTCACTTTGCGCCTGCCCTTGGCCGGCAGCCAACTGCCGCCTTACGAACTGACTCAACTGGAGCAATGACCATGGGCTTTCGCCTGTCGAAGATCTACACCCGCACCGGTGACAAAGGCGAAACCGGCCTTGGCGACGGCCGCCGCGTACCCAAGGACCACCCTCGGGTCGAGGCGATTGGCGAGGTGGACAGCCTGAACAGCCAGTTGGGGTTGTTGCTGGCCAACCTGGAAGAACAATGCGGCAAACATCCTGAATTGAAGGACGTGATCGAGGTGCTGACACCTTGCCAACATCGCCTGTTTGACCTCGGCGGCGAACTGGCAATGCCGGTGTACAAGGCCTTGAATGCAGCGGAAGTGGACCGGCTGGAAGCGGCAATTGACCGCTGGAACGAGGAAGTCGGGCCGCTGGAGAACTTCATCCTGCCCGGTGGCTCGGCGTTGATCGCCCAGGCCCATGTGTGCCGCAGCCTGGCGCGCACTGCGGAGCGACGCTGCCAGCAGTTGAATGCGATTGAGCCGTTGGAAGGCGTGGGGTTGGCGTATATCAATCGGTTGTCGGATTTGTTGTTTGTGGCGGCGCGGATTATTGCCAAGCGTCAGGGTGTTGCGGAGGTTTTGTGGCAGGCGGCGGCCAAGCCGCACTGATGATGTTGTAGTGTTTGATCCGGCCCTATCGCGGGCAAGCCCGCTCCCACATTGGGTTTGTGAATACATTCAAAATGTGGGAGCTGGCTTGCCTGCGATGAGGCCGGCAAAGCCACCTCAAACCTCAGGCCAGAACGCCCGGATTCCCGCAACGCCTTGGGCTCCCGCCTCCCAAGCCTTCTCCCGCTCGGCCGGCCCAACCCCACCCAGCAGAAACACCGGTTTGCTGAACCCACTGATCAACTCTGCCGCCTGCTCCCAGCCCAACGGCTGCGCATCAGGATGAGTCTGCGTCGGCTGCACCGGCGATAGCGTGACAAAATCCACGTCCATCAATTCCGCCAGCGCCAGTTCTTCGGCATTGTGGCAAGACGCCGCCAGCCAGCGGTCCTTCGGCAATGGCCGACCTTTGCTCGCGTACTTGCGCAGTTGCGCCGAGGTCATGTGCCAGCCGGCCGCAGGAAAATCCCCCAGCCATTCAAATGGCCCCTTGAGCATCAACTGCGCCTTGCCCGCACACAGCCCAACCGCGTCCACCGCCAGGTCACGGTATTTCGGGTCGTAACCGTTAGGCGCACGCAGTTGAACCAGCTTGATCCCACCGGCAATGGCTTTCTGGATGCCACGCAACAGCGTCGGGGTTTCCAGCTCGCCTGGGGTGATCAGGTATTCGGCCGGCAAACGCGCCGCCGCCACAATCGGCGCATTGGCCGCCGGGAATTCGTAGTTGGGCAAGTCCCGCGCTGCGACCCATTCCAGCGGCTGCCCTTCGGCACCGTGTGGCTCGCCGGTAAACGCCGACACTTCCCAGACATCCAGCAACACCTGTTTGTCCGGGTAGTCATGCTGCACCTTGATCAACGGCCGCGCCGTGGTGACCTGGATACCCAACTCTTCCTGCAACTCGCGGGACAGCGCGGTGGCGACCGATTCACCGGCCTCCACCTTGCCACCGGGAAACTCCCAGAGGCCGCCCTGATGCTGGGAATCGGCGCGGCGCGCCAGCAGAATCCTGCCGTCGACACCACGGATCACCGCTGCTGCTACATGCACTCGTTTCACCGCGCTTATCCTCTTGGCAATCAGGTACGGTATTCCGCGTTGATCTTCACGTACTCGTGGGACAGGTCGGTGGTCCAGATGGTTTCGCTGCAATCGCCGCGACCCAACTCGATGCGGATGGTGATTTCTTCCTGCTGCATCACCGCCGAGCCCTGGGCTTCGGTGTAGGTTTCGGCACGGGCGCCACGGCTGGCGATGCACACGTCACCGAGGAACACGTCGATCTTGCTCACGTCCAGGTCCGGCACGCCGGCACGGCCAACGGCGGCCAGGATGCGGCCCCAGTTCGGGTCGGAGGCGAACAGTGCGGTCTTGATCAGTGGCGAGTGGGCCACGGTGTAGCCCACGTCCAGGCATTCCTGGTGGTTGCCGCCGCCATTGACTTCAACGGTGACAAATTTGGTAGCGCCTTCGCCGTCGCGCACGATGGCCTGGGCCACGTCCATGCACACTTCGAACACGGCCTGCTTCAACGCCGCGAACAACGGGCCGCTGGCCTCGGTGATTTGCGGCAGGTTGGCCTGGCCGGTGGCGATCAGCATGCAGCAGTCGTTGGTCGAGGTGTCGCCATCGATGGTGATGCGGTTGAACGACTTGTTCGCGCCGTCGAGGATCAGGCTGTGCAGCACCTCGCGGGAAACCTTGGCGTCGGTGGCGATGTAGCCGAGCATGGTGGCCATGTTCGGGCGGATCATGCCCGCGCCCTTGCTGATGCCGGTCACGGTAACGGTCACGCCGTCGTGCACAAACTGGCGGCTCGCGCCTTTGGGCAGAGTGTCGGTGGTCATGATGCCGGTGGCAGCGGCGGCCCAGTTGTCTACCGACAGGTCATCCAGCGCGGCTTGCAGGGCGCCTTCGATCTTTTCGACGGGCAGCGGCTCGCCAATCACACCGGTGGAATACGGCAGCACTTGGCTGGCATCGACGCCGGTCAACTCGGCCAGCTTGGCGCAGGTACGCGCAGCCGCCACAAGGCCTGGTTCGCCGGTGCCCGCGTTGGCATTGCCGGTGTTGGTCAGCAGGTAGCGGATCGTGCCCGCCACGCGTTGCTTGGCCAGGATCACCGGCGCTGCGCAGAACGCGTTGAGGGTGAACACACCCGCGACCGTCGAACCTTCGGCACAGCGCATCACCACCACATCTTTACGCCCCGGACGCTTGATGCCGGCCGAAGCGATACCGAGTTCAAAACCGGCAACCGGGTGCAAAGTGGGCAAAGGACCAAGACCAACAGCCATGAATGCGCTCCTTAAAAATCAGATGATGTGTGTGCCGTCGTAAGCGACGGTGAAATTAATGGCAAAACGCCGCGACGGCAAAGGCCGGTCGCGGCGCGGGGTGTTGCAGCGTCAGGGCGAAATCTTATTCGATCTGGCCGTGGCAGTGTTTGAACTTCTTGCCCGAACCGCAGTAGCACAGCTCGTTGCGGCCCAGTTTCTGGTCGTTGCGCACTGGCGTCTGAGCCAAGGCCACATCGACCTCTTCGCCCAAGACTTCAGGCGCGTCCAGGCCCGGTGCTTCGTCGTGCTGGAACTGCATGCGCGCCGCCAGTGCCTCGGCTTCCTGGCGCAGGCGAGCCTCTTCCTCGATCGGGTCTTCGCGACGCACCTGAACGTGGGACAGCACGCGGATCGAATCGCGCTTGATCGAATCCAGCAGCTCGGAGAACAGCGTGAACGACTCGCGCTTGTACTCCTGCTTCGGGTTCTTCTGGGCATAGCCACGCAGGTGGATGCCGTGACGCAGGTGGTCCATGGTCGACAGGTGGTCTTTCCACAGGTCGTCCAGCACGCGCAGTACGATTTGCTTCTCGAAGGTGCGCAGTGCTTCGGCACTCGCCTGCTCTTCTTTCTCGTTGTACGCGGCCAGCAGTTCGGCCATCAGTTTTTCGCGCAGGGTTTCTTCGTACAGGTGGTCGTCTTCGTCCAGCCACTGCTGAACCGGCAAGTCCACGCCAAAGTCGCTCTTCAACGCGGCTTCCAGACCGGCAACATCCCACTGCTCAGGCAGGGATTGTGGCGGAATGTGTGCGCTGACGGTGGCGTTGAGTACGTCCTGACGGAAATCGGCGATGGTCTCGCCAATGTTGTCGGCGGCCAGCAACGTGTTACGCATGTGATAGATCACTTTACGCTGTTCGTTGTTGACGTCATCGAACTCGAGCAGTTGCTTACGGATATCGAAGTTGCGGCCTTCAACCTTGCGCTGCGCCTTCTCGATGGCGTTGGTCACCATGCGGTGCTCGATCGCTTCACCGGACTGCATGCCCAGGGCCTTCATGAAGTTCTTCACCCGATCCGAGGCGAAGATGCGCATCAGGCTGTCTTCCAGGGACAGGTAGAAGCGGCTGGAACCGGCGTCACCCTGACGGCCGGCACGACCACGCAGCTGGTTGTCGATACGGCGCGATTCGTGACGTTCGGAAGCGATCACCTGCAAACCACCGGATTCCAGCACGGCCTGGTGGCGTTTCTGCCAGTCAGCCTTGATCTGGGCGATCTGCTCAGGGGTCGGGTTGTCCAGGGAAGCGACTTCCACTTCCCAGTTGCCGCCCAACAGGATGTCGGTACCACGACCGGCCATGTTGGTGGCGATGGTCAGTGCGCCTGGGCGACCGGCCTGGGCGATGATCTCGGCTTCTTTTTCGTGGAACTTGGCGTTGAGGACCTTGTGCTCGATGCCTTCCTTGTTGAGCAGGTTCGATACGTGCTCGGAAGTCTCGATGGTGGCGGTACCCACCAGGATCGGACGACCCTGGGCCATGCCGTCCTTGATGTCGTTGATGATGGCCGCGTATTTCTCTTCGGCCGTCAGGAACACCAGGTCGTTGAAGTCTTTACGGGCCAGCGGCTTGTTCGGTGGGATCACCATCACGGCCAGGCTGTAGATCTGGTGGAACTCGAACGCTTCGGTGTCGGCTGTACCGGTCATGCCGGACAGTTTGTTGTACAGACGGAAGTAGTTCTGGAAGGTGGTGGACGCCAACGTCTGGCTTTCAGCCTGGATGTTGAGGTGTTCCTTCGCTTCGATGGCCTGGTGCAGGCCTTCGGACAGGCGACGACCCGGCATGGTACGGCCGGTGTGTTCGTCGACCAGTACAACCTGGCCGTCCTGCACGATGTATTCAACGTTGCGATGGAACAGCTTGTGGGCGCGCAGGCCGGCATACACGTGGGTCAACAGGCCCAGGTTGTGTGCAGAGTACAGGCTTTCACCTTCGGCCAGCTCGCCGATCTGGGTCAGCATCTCTTCGACGAACTGGTGACCAGCTTCGTTGAGCTCGACCTGGCGGGTCTTCTCGTCGATGGAGAAGTGACCTTCTTTGGTCACCACGCCTTCCACTTCCTCGATGTGCTGCTCCAGGCGCGGGATCAACTTGTTGATCTCGGTGTACAGGCGCGAGCTGTCTTCGGCCTGGCCGGAGATGATCAGCGGGGTACGGGCTTCGTCGATGAGGATGGAGTCGACTTCATCGATCACGGCAAAGTTGAGTTCGCGCTGGAATTTTTCATCCATGCTGAACGCCATGTTGTCGCGCAGGTAGTCGAAACCGAATTCGTTGTTGGTGCCGTAGGTGATGTCGCAAGCATAGGCCGCGCGTTTCTCTTCCGGCGGCTGGAACGGCGTTACCACGCCGACGGTCAGGCCGAGGAATTCATACAGCGGACGCATCCAGTTGGCGTCCCGGCGGGCCAGGTAGTCGTTCACCGTCACAACGTGCACGCCCTTGCCGGACAGTGCGTTGAGGTAAACGCCCAGGGTTGCCACCAGGGTCTTGCCTTCACCGGTACGCATTTCGGCAATCATGCCTTCATGCAAGGTCATGCCGCCGATCAACTGGACGTCGAAGTGGCGCATGCCCATGACACGCTTACCGGCTTCACGGGCGACCGCAAAGGCTTCGGGAAGCAGCTTGTCGAGGGTTTCACCTTTGGCTATGCGGGCCTTGAACTCTTCGGTCTTGGCGCGCAATTGGTCGTCCGAAAGGGCAACCATCTGCTCTTCGAAGCCGTTGACCAGTTGCACCGTCTTGAGCATGCGTTTGACTTCGCGCTCATTCTTGCTTCCAAAAAGTTTCTTTAACAAAGGCGCAAACATATCGGCAGGTTCTTCCACACATAGGGATGGAGGGCGCACCGTGAGTGGCCCGAGCAGCCCTCACGGCCGCATGCGAACGCGCATTCTACCCGGATTCGTGGGTGAGGAAAGTGGCGTTGTTCCCCGATGCTGGCATGGTGCTGTGAGAGGGCTTGTTTAAAATAAGGGCTTTTGCTGGAACTTCAACCCATGGAGCACAGAAGTTACCTATTGATTTCGCAGGTTTTGCCCGGCCGATGCGTTGCGTGGGGGCATTCAGGCGCTTTCTGCTAAGATGGCCGCTCTGTTACTTAAGGTGTCCAATAATGGCATTTCGCCCCCTAATAGCCCGCGCTCCCGGCGCGTTGCTTCGCGAAGCCAAGCCGTTGAAAGCCATCTTCGGCCATGCGCAACGCCTGGGCCATCTGCAACGCCTGCTCGAAACCCAGCTGCAACCCGCTGCACGTGAACATTGTCACGTGGCGTCCTGGCGCGAAGGTAACCTGCTGCTAATTGTCACAGACGGCCATTGGGCGACCCGCTTGCGCTACCAGCAAAAACGCCTGCAACGGCAATTGATGGCCTTTGATGAGTTCGCCAGCCTGATGCGCATCCAGTTCAAGGTCCAACCACCCACCGTCCAGCAAGGCGCGGTGGGGCATACCATGGACTTGTCGGAAAACGCGGCCGAAACCATTCAGGCAACGGCCGACGGCATCAGCGACCCAGGCCTGCGCGCCGCACTGGAACGGCTCGCCGCCCACGCCAAGCCGAAGGCCTGAACCACTACTTGCGCTTGCTGCCGCCAAGCAACGACCCCAACAACCCGCGCACCAACTGCCGGCCCATCTGATTGGCGGCCTGTTGCATCGCGGACTTCAGCGCCTTGCCTGCCGTGGTGCCCAGGAATGCGCCGGCCTTGTCGGTAAAGCTCGGTTCCGCATCGGCCGGCTTGGCTTCTTCGGTCGGCCCCAACTCCTTACGCGCCATCAGCACTTCATAGGCCGATTCGCGGTCGATGGGCTTGTCATAGCGCCCCGCAAGCGGCGAACTGGCGATCAGCGCCGCGCGCTCAGCCTCGCTCAACGGCCCGATCCGCGATTGTGGCGGTGCAACCAATACGCGCTGGACCACTTCCGGCGTGCCTTTTTCCTGCAACGTCCCCACCAATGCCTCACCCGTGCCCAATTCGGTCAGCACCGCCAAGGCGTCAAAGGCCGGGTTTGGCCGGAAACCGTCCGCCACCGCCCGCAGGGACTTCTGCTCTTTGGTGGTAAACGCCCGCAGACCATGCTGGATACGCAAACCTAGCTGCGCCAACACAGTGTCCGGCAGGTCCCCCGGGGATTGCGTGACGAAATACACGCCAACGCCCTTGGAACGGATCAGCCGCACCACCTGCTCCAGGCGTTCTTGCAAGGCCTTGGGCGTATCGGCGAACAACAAATGTGCCTCATCGAAAAACAGCGCCAGCAGCGGTTTGTCCGCATCACCGCGCTCCGGCAGTTGCTCGAACAACTCTGCCAACAGCCATAACAGGAAGGTCGCATAGACCTTCGGCGACTCATGCACCAGGCGACTGGCATCCAGCAGATGGATGCGCCCCCGGCCGTCGCTGGCCGGCTGCAGAATATCTTCGAGTTGCAGGGCCGGCTCGCCAAACAAGGCTTCGGCGCCCTGTTGTTCCAGCACCGCCAGGCGACGCAGCAGTGCCTGGCTGGAGCCGGTGGTCATCAACGCCGCATCGTCGCCCAGCAGTTCCGGGTGATACCGCAGGTGGTTGAGCAGCGCCTTGAGGTCCTTCAAGTCCAGCAACAACAGGCCTTCGCGGTCGGCCACCTTGAAGGTCGCGTAGAGCGCCGACTGCTGGCTGTCGGTGAGTTCCAGCAACGCGCCGAGCAGCAAAGGGCCCATCTCGCTGATAGTGGTACGCAACGGATGACCGGACTGCCCGTGGATATCCCACAACGTGACCGGGTATGCCTTGGCCGTGTAGTTGAGGA
Proteins encoded in this window:
- a CDS encoding putative 2-dehydropantoate 2-reductase, which produces MSITWHILGAGSLGTLWATRLARAGVPVRLIVRDKTRLASYQAGPGLTLVEHGIPHTYPVIAETSDSPEPIHRLLVACKAYDAQGAVAQLQQRLAADAELILLQNGLGSQDAVAAQFPLARCIFASSTEGAFRDGDWRVVFAGHGYTWLGDVGHPTPPLWLEDLHAAAIPHDWSTDILTRLWRKLALNCAINPLTVLYQCRNGGLQAHACEVATLCAELSELLECCGQPAAAQDLHSEVTRVIEATTANYSSMYQDVANARRTEISYLLGYACQAAARHQLNLPHLQQLQVRLVEQLRVRGLPQD
- a CDS encoding PAS domain-containing sensor histidine kinase, translated to MPLRQRLENLPVGQKLLAALLVLLTTVLLVANLTFISAAYWISQESMAPQALQAIGRLVSNPALAAEALESPAKADALLNELTSYSPLRAAALYDGEGNRLAQMQHGDRLHLPDHYRHIEAWRVTEFRSNQIITLPRPGQPSGHLLLVASSELPVAFYTGTLTASLGILIFSVLLWLIIARQIKRLITRPIHELEELSRQVTREENYALRAGRGNHDEIGSLAEAFNTMLSRIEAREQQLKRARDDSQEAYAQAQGLAEETRHTNRKLELEVQVRSKIEKKLTGFQNYLNSIIDSMPSALIALDEQLYVTQWNQEASALSGTRLDEALNQPIFLAFQPLKPYLPQIKATVEQHTVERIERVTWIKDDEPKHYALTFYPLMGGAGRGVVIRIDDITQRLSLEEMMVQSEKMLSVGGLAAGMAHEINNPLGAILHNVQNIRRRLSPDLPKNLEHAEQAGVELEVVNRYLRSREVPQLLDGIQQAGARAAKIVTHMLSFSRRSNRQMAPCDLPALIDQAVEIAGNDFDLTIGFDFKGQAIVRQFDPQLGPVPGTANELEQVLLNLLKNAAQAIHLREDDREPGRIILRTRLNPPWAEIQVEDNGIGMSENVRKRTFEPFFTTKEIGQGTGLGLSVSYFIITNNHKGQMEVHSTLGQGTCFTLRLPLAGSQLPPYELTQLEQ
- a CDS encoding cob(I)yrinic acid a,c-diamide adenosyltransferase, with amino-acid sequence MGFRLSKIYTRTGDKGETGLGDGRRVPKDHPRVEAIGEVDSLNSQLGLLLANLEEQCGKHPELKDVIEVLTPCQHRLFDLGGELAMPVYKALNAAEVDRLEAAIDRWNEEVGPLENFILPGGSALIAQAHVCRSLARTAERRCQQLNAIEPLEGVGLAYINRLSDLLFVAARIIAKRQGVAEVLWQAAAKPH
- a CDS encoding Nudix family hydrolase, which gives rise to MKRVHVAAAVIRGVDGRILLARRADSQHQGGLWEFPGGKVEAGESVATALSRELQEELGIQVTTARPLIKVQHDYPDKQVLLDVWEVSAFTGEPHGAEGQPLEWVAARDLPNYEFPAANAPIVAAARLPAEYLITPGELETPTLLRGIQKAIAGGIKLVQLRAPNGYDPKYRDLAVDAVGLCAGKAQLMLKGPFEWLGDFPAAGWHMTSAQLRKYASKGRPLPKDRWLAASCHNAEELALAELMDVDFVTLSPVQPTQTHPDAQPLGWEQAAELISGFSKPVFLLGGVGPAEREKAWEAGAQGVAGIRAFWPEV
- the argJ gene encoding bifunctional glutamate N-acetyltransferase/amino-acid acetyltransferase ArgJ, producing MAVGLGPLPTLHPVAGFELGIASAGIKRPGRKDVVVMRCAEGSTVAGVFTLNAFCAAPVILAKQRVAGTIRYLLTNTGNANAGTGEPGLVAAARTCAKLAELTGVDASQVLPYSTGVIGEPLPVEKIEGALQAALDDLSVDNWAAAATGIMTTDTLPKGASRQFVHDGVTVTVTGISKGAGMIRPNMATMLGYIATDAKVSREVLHSLILDGANKSFNRITIDGDTSTNDCCMLIATGQANLPQITEASGPLFAALKQAVFEVCMDVAQAIVRDGEGATKFVTVEVNGGGNHQECLDVGYTVAHSPLIKTALFASDPNWGRILAAVGRAGVPDLDVSKIDVFLGDVCIASRGARAETYTEAQGSAVMQQEEITIRIELGRGDCSETIWTTDLSHEYVKINAEYRT
- the secA gene encoding preprotein translocase subunit SecA produces the protein MFAPLLKKLFGSKNEREVKRMLKTVQLVNGFEEQMVALSDDQLRAKTEEFKARIAKGETLDKLLPEAFAVAREAGKRVMGMRHFDVQLIGGMTLHEGMIAEMRTGEGKTLVATLGVYLNALSGKGVHVVTVNDYLARRDANWMRPLYEFLGLTVGVVTPFQPPEEKRAAYACDITYGTNNEFGFDYLRDNMAFSMDEKFQRELNFAVIDEVDSILIDEARTPLIISGQAEDSSRLYTEINKLIPRLEQHIEEVEGVVTKEGHFSIDEKTRQVELNEAGHQFVEEMLTQIGELAEGESLYSAHNLGLLTHVYAGLRAHKLFHRNVEYIVQDGQVVLVDEHTGRTMPGRRLSEGLHQAIEAKEHLNIQAESQTLASTTFQNYFRLYNKLSGMTGTADTEAFEFHQIYSLAVMVIPPNKPLARKDFNDLVFLTAEEKYAAIINDIKDGMAQGRPILVGTATIETSEHVSNLLNKEGIEHKVLNAKFHEKEAEIIAQAGRPGALTIATNMAGRGTDILLGGNWEVEVASLDNPTPEQIAQIKADWQKRHQAVLESGGLQVIASERHESRRIDNQLRGRAGRQGDAGSSRFYLSLEDSLMRIFASDRVKNFMKALGMQSGEAIEHRMVTNAIEKAQRKVEGRNFDIRKQLLEFDDVNNEQRKVIYHMRNTLLAADNIGETIADFRQDVLNATVSAHIPPQSLPEQWDVAGLEAALKSDFGVDLPVQQWLDEDDHLYEETLREKLMAELLAAYNEKEEQASAEALRTFEKQIVLRVLDDLWKDHLSTMDHLRHGIHLRGYAQKNPKQEYKRESFTLFSELLDSIKRDSIRVLSHVQVRREDPIEEEARLRQEAEALAARMQFQHDEAPGLDAPEVLGEEVDVALAQTPVRNDQKLGRNELCYCGSGKKFKHCHGQIE
- a CDS encoding DUF721 domain-containing protein; protein product: MAFRPLIARAPGALLREAKPLKAIFGHAQRLGHLQRLLETQLQPAAREHCHVASWREGNLLLIVTDGHWATRLRYQQKRLQRQLMAFDEFASLMRIQFKVQPPTVQQGAVGHTMDLSENAAETIQATADGISDPGLRAALERLAAHAKPKA
- a CDS encoding helicase HerA-like domain-containing protein, which translates into the protein MSDFTQLLIGADLEGQPIAQAMRLANRHGLIAGATGTGKTVTLQRLAEAFSDAGVAVFAADIKGDLCGLGAAANPQGKVAERIAGMPFLNYTAKAYPVTLWDIHGQSGHPLRTTISEMGPLLLGALLELTDSQQSALYATFKVADREGLLLLDLKDLKALLNHLRYHPELLGDDAALMTTGSSQALLRRLAVLEQQGAEALFGEPALQLEDILQPASDGRGRIHLLDASRLVHESPKVYATFLLWLLAELFEQLPERGDADKPLLALFFDEAHLLFADTPKALQERLEQVVRLIRSKGVGVYFVTQSPGDLPDTVLAQLGLRIQHGLRAFTTKEQKSLRAVADGFRPNPAFDALAVLTELGTGEALVGTLQEKGTPEVVQRVLVAPPQSRIGPLSEAERAALIASSPLAGRYDKPIDRESAYEVLMARKELGPTEEAKPADAEPSFTDKAGAFLGTTAGKALKSAMQQAANQMGRQLVRGLLGSLLGGSKRK